The window TCCAGATCCTCGGTTTCCATAGCGATAATGAAGCGGCAAAGCGCCTGCAAGAGGCAAGACAACAACTCTTTGAATCTGATGATGCATTTCTTTATAAGAATAGGATTTCCCCAGGTACTGACCCCCTGTTTTGGTTTGTCCTGGATAAATTGTCGTCCATAAGATCTTGATCTTATTCTGCGTTCTACGTTCTACATTCTACATTCTGCCCTTCCAGCCACCCCTTCATATCCTGCAGAGCTCGCTCTGCGAGTTTCTGGCGCTTCACATCCTTCTTCAGCTTGAGGTCAGGTAATGGGGGCAGCAGTCCGAACTGGGCGTTTACCGGGGTAAAGGGAGATCCTTCAGTACTGGTGAGTTTTTGAAGAATGGCGCCTGTCATGGTTGTCTCAGGCAGTGGAACCGGTTGATGGTCTTTCAGAAAGGCGGCCACATTGAGACCTGTTATAAGGCCGCTGGCCATCGATTCCACATAGCCCTCTACGCCGGCGATCTGCCCGCAGAAAAATAGCCGTGGGTCACTGAGGAGCCTCTGTGTCCGGTCGAGGAGGGATGGGGCGTCGACATATGTGTTTCGATGGATGGTCCCCAATCTTTCGAAACTGGCTTTCCCGAGGCCGGGGATTGTCCTGAAGATCCTCTCCTGGTCCGGAAAAAGCAGCCGGGTCTGAAACCCTACCATGCTGTAGGAGGTGGCGGCCCTGTTCTCGGGACGCAGCTGGATCACCGCGTGGGGCCGCTTGCCGGTTTTCGGGTTGGTCAGTCCTACAGGCCTCCAGGAACCGTAGGCCAGTGTCCGGTCCCCGCGGGATGCCAGCTCCTCTATGGGCATGCAGGCTTCGAAATAACGTGCATCCTCGAATTCGTGGGGTTTAAGCGGATCCGCTGTCCTCAGGGCCGATACGAGGGCCTGGTACTGATCCTCGTCCAGCGGGCAGTTGACGTAGGCTCCCGAACCGGGGTCCTGGTAGCGGTCCTGGAGGAACACCTCATCCCATGAGATACTGTCGGCTTCGATGGTGGGTGCGATGGCGTCGTAAAAGAAGAGGGATTCAGTGCCCACACTGTTTCTGATTGATTCGGTCAGGGGGTCTGATGTCAGGGGACCTGATGCGATAACGACAATGCCTTCTTTGGGGATAGTCGTTACCTCTTCCCGAATTAACTCGATAAGCGGCGATCCGTTAAGGGCTTCGGTCACCATGTGGGCGAACTCCCGACGGTCTACGCACAGGGATGACCCACCGGGGATCGATGCCTTCTCCGCGATCTCAAGTAGCAGTGATCCGGCAAGGCGGAGTTCCTCCTTCAGGAGACCACTGGCCCGGTCTTGCCTCCGGGATTTCAGGGAATTACTACAAACCAGTTCCGCCAGGTCGTCGGTCCGGTGCGCGGCTGACCTGACCTGGGGCTTCATCTCGAAAAGCTGGACAGGGAAACCTCTGCGGGCGATCTGCCAGGCTGCTTCGCAGCCGGCCAGGCCGCCGCCGACAACCTTAATCAGATTCATCTCCCTGAACCTTATGTCCGCACTCTTTGTCGGCGCAGATCAGAACGTCACCTTTTTTAGTGGAGCGCCGTGTCATCATGGGGAATTCGCAGGCGGGACAGGGGGTCTGAACCGGTTCATCCCAGACGGCGAAATCACATTTCGGATAGGCGGAGCAGCTGAAGAAAGTTTTACCTTTTCGGGTCCTGCGAACCACCATTTGACCGTCGCATCCCTCTCGGGGACAGCCCACGCCGGTTGTAAGCGGTCTGGTTCCTTTGCATTCCGGGTAACTGGAGCACCCCAGGAAAGGCCCTGTGGGGCCTTGCTTTAAATTCATGGGGCTGTCGCACTCGGGGCACTTTTCGGGGCGTTCTTCGCTCTTTGCCAGGTGGAACTTCCCGTCGGATGTACGTTCAAAATCCGAAGTGAAACGGCACTCTGGATAGCCCCCGCAGGCCAGAAATTCTCCGGTACGTCCACTCACTTTAACCATGAGCGATTGTCCGCAATCCGGGCACTTGAGATCAGTTTCGCCCCACGTGAAGTCCTCGTCTTTTTCCTCCACCGATGTAAGATTCGTGGCGAAAAGATCGTAGAACGCCTGTAAG of the bacterium genome contains:
- the trmFO gene encoding methylenetetrahydrofolate--tRNA-(uracil(54)-C(5))-methyltransferase (FADH(2)-oxidizing) TrmFO, with the protein product MNLIKVVGGGLAGCEAAWQIARRGFPVQLFEMKPQVRSAAHRTDDLAELVCSNSLKSRRQDRASGLLKEELRLAGSLLLEIAEKASIPGGSSLCVDRREFAHMVTEALNGSPLIELIREEVTTIPKEGIVVIASGPLTSDPLTESIRNSVGTESLFFYDAIAPTIEADSISWDEVFLQDRYQDPGSGAYVNCPLDEDQYQALVSALRTADPLKPHEFEDARYFEACMPIEELASRGDRTLAYGSWRPVGLTNPKTGKRPHAVIQLRPENRAATSYSMVGFQTRLLFPDQERIFRTIPGLGKASFERLGTIHRNTYVDAPSLLDRTQRLLSDPRLFFCGQIAGVEGYVESMASGLITGLNVAAFLKDHQPVPLPETTMTGAILQKLTSTEGSPFTPVNAQFGLLPPLPDLKLKKDVKRQKLAERALQDMKGWLEGQNVECRT